In Paraburkholderia sp. PGU19, a single window of DNA contains:
- a CDS encoding alpha/beta hydrolase, which produces MQEVTIPVEDAFLMGTLALPQDAQSLVLFAHGSGSSRFSPRNQYVATELNRASIGTLLMDLLSEHEDTGPAARFDIELLAVRLARATAWIAAKQTTRLSFGYFGASTGAAAAIRAAHVSSVPIEAIVSRGGRPDLAGRDVLAAAQAPTLLVVGGLDATVIEVNRDAFALLGCPKDLVIVPGATHLFEEPGTLEAVARYAVQWFERYLGA; this is translated from the coding sequence ATGCAGGAAGTCACCATTCCGGTGGAAGACGCCTTCCTGATGGGCACGCTTGCGCTGCCACAGGACGCTCAATCATTGGTTCTGTTCGCGCACGGCAGCGGCAGTTCAAGGTTCAGCCCTCGTAACCAGTATGTGGCCACCGAACTCAATCGGGCCAGCATCGGAACGCTGCTGATGGACTTGCTCTCCGAGCACGAAGACACCGGTCCCGCTGCCCGCTTCGACATCGAACTGCTGGCCGTGCGTCTTGCGCGAGCAACGGCCTGGATCGCGGCGAAGCAGACGACACGTCTCTCGTTTGGTTACTTCGGCGCGAGCACGGGCGCTGCTGCGGCGATCCGCGCGGCGCACGTGTCGTCGGTCCCGATTGAGGCGATCGTTTCGCGAGGCGGCAGGCCCGATCTCGCCGGACGCGACGTCCTCGCCGCGGCCCAGGCGCCTACGTTGCTGGTGGTAGGCGGGCTCGACGCCACTGTCATCGAAGTCAACCGGGATGCTTTCGCTCTGCTCGGATGTCCGAAGGATCTTGTGATCGTCCCCGGCGCGACCCACCTGTTCGAAGAGCCCGGCACACTGGAAGCCGTTGCGCGGTACGCGGTGCAGTGGTTCGAGCGTTATCTCGGCGCCTAA
- a CDS encoding four-helix bundle copper-binding protein, which produces MNPEIYQPSIEACDACAAACDRCASACLDEPGRVNMAKCIRLNADCASLCRLTSAALARQSHFAPEFCELCARICDECADECARHAPEHCGTCSDACRRCAEACRAI; this is translated from the coding sequence ATGAACCCCGAAATCTATCAGCCGTCTATTGAAGCCTGCGATGCCTGTGCCGCTGCCTGCGATCGCTGCGCATCCGCCTGCCTCGATGAACCGGGCCGGGTAAACATGGCCAAATGTATTCGCCTGAACGCCGATTGCGCTTCGCTATGCCGCCTTACATCTGCGGCGTTGGCTCGACAAAGCCATTTCGCACCCGAGTTTTGCGAACTCTGCGCGCGGATCTGTGACGAGTGCGCCGATGAATGTGCGCGGCATGCGCCTGAGCACTGCGGCACATGCAGCGATGCGTGCCGGAGATGCGCGGAAGCCTGCCGGGCAATCTGA
- a CDS encoding FIST N-terminal domain-containing protein — protein sequence MNHASFVHAHAADADWRVALAECRQQLDTRMTASAAEQHVSAQFTLGWCYLSDYYASESAAILDELRRAYPGVAWVGTVGVGVAASGVEYIDEPALALMLAPLPRESFRLFSGQQPLPAGSSRFVAHTALVHAEGTTPDLQELLQELSARTTTGYLFGGLSSARNRPLHFADGVFSGGLSGVLFGPDVGLISRVTQGCQPAGPVRTITRAEHNLVVTLDGKPALDCVLQDLGLDEDLSTDELSQALSTTLVGLSTGAEDVPTWPGKFGADTFVRHLVGVDPRHRILAIADQIETGMHLAFCTRNAEAARRDLVRIATEIRAELESSTTAHLSGALYVSCAGRGGPHFGARHAELQTVRNALGEVPLVGFFAGGEIARSHLYGYTGVLTVFTSRD from the coding sequence ATGAACCACGCTTCGTTTGTCCACGCTCACGCTGCTGACGCCGATTGGCGAGTGGCGCTCGCCGAGTGCCGGCAGCAACTTGACACCCGGATGACGGCGAGTGCGGCAGAGCAACACGTATCCGCACAGTTCACGCTCGGCTGGTGTTACCTGAGCGACTATTACGCATCCGAGTCCGCGGCGATCCTCGACGAACTGCGGCGCGCGTACCCAGGCGTCGCCTGGGTCGGTACGGTCGGCGTCGGCGTGGCCGCCAGCGGCGTCGAGTACATCGACGAACCGGCCCTGGCGCTGATGCTCGCGCCGCTGCCGCGGGAGTCGTTCCGGCTCTTCTCCGGGCAACAGCCTCTGCCTGCGGGGTCCTCCAGGTTCGTCGCCCATACGGCCCTCGTTCATGCCGAGGGCACCACACCGGACCTGCAGGAATTGTTGCAAGAACTGAGTGCCCGCACGACCACAGGCTATCTTTTCGGCGGTCTGTCCTCGGCGCGAAACCGTCCGCTCCACTTCGCCGACGGTGTGTTCAGCGGCGGGTTGTCCGGCGTGCTGTTCGGGCCCGATGTCGGTCTGATCTCACGTGTGACGCAGGGCTGCCAACCTGCCGGGCCGGTGCGTACCATCACCCGGGCCGAACACAATCTGGTGGTCACGCTGGACGGCAAGCCCGCGCTCGATTGCGTGTTGCAGGATCTTGGGCTCGACGAGGATCTGTCAACTGATGAACTGTCACAGGCCCTGTCGACCACGCTGGTGGGCTTGAGCACCGGTGCCGAGGATGTGCCGACATGGCCCGGAAAATTCGGCGCGGATACGTTCGTGCGGCACCTGGTCGGTGTCGATCCCCGGCACCGGATATTGGCGATTGCGGATCAGATCGAGACAGGCATGCATCTGGCGTTTTGCACGCGCAATGCCGAGGCCGCCAGGCGAGATCTGGTGCGCATTGCGACGGAGATCCGGGCGGAACTGGAAAGCAGCACGACAGCCCACCTGTCGGGCGCGCTGTATGTCAGTTGCGCGGGACGCGGCGGGCCGCATTTTGGAGCGCGGCATGCGGAACTGCAGACGGTGCGGAATGCCCTGGGCGAGGTGCCGCTGGTGGGCTTCTTCGCCGGCGGCGAGATCGCAAGGAGTCACCTGTACGGCTACACGGGGGTATTGACGGTTTTCACAAGCCGGGACTGA
- a CDS encoding DUF29 domain-containing protein — MTSYDQDIIAWAREQAALLRAGRFEEIDVKHIADEIEDVARDEVRDMTHRIASLTVWLLRWKYQELRSPSLHSMIRVQRERLKAQLRGTPSPKLSLADDEWIKDVWADARQQASRETSIGFAFLPERCPWAMEQGLDPMFWPDQGRRAQ, encoded by the coding sequence ATGACAAGTTACGATCAGGACATTATCGCGTGGGCCCGGGAACAGGCAGCGCTGCTGCGCGCCGGGCGGTTTGAGGAAATCGACGTCAAGCACATCGCCGATGAAATTGAGGACGTGGCCAGAGATGAAGTGCGTGACATGACGCACCGCATAGCGAGCCTTACCGTTTGGCTTCTCAGGTGGAAGTACCAAGAGTTGCGCTCGCCGAGCCTGCATTCGATGATCCGCGTGCAGCGCGAGCGGCTGAAGGCGCAGCTGAGGGGCACGCCCAGCCCGAAGTTAAGCCTCGCCGATGACGAGTGGATCAAGGATGTGTGGGCCGACGCCCGCCAGCAAGCGAGCAGGGAGACGAGTATCGGGTTTGCGTTCTTGCCTGAGCGCTGCCCGTGGGCGATGGAGCAGGGCCTCGATCCGATGTTCTGGCCGGACCAGGGCAGGCGCGCGCAATGA
- a CDS encoding GNAT family N-acetyltransferase: MTVDLHARHSLLSKPLATPLPLEVRPGGAVLECERGGRRYVVYCGHHENSSPHASARLLRKKLRDAREQDETSCEAAPLSGQSLSEQHSAWSSVTEGEDCGDGESVAGCARFGYQLVAYAGRSPVGYCTFVVRIEDATTGQRPSIEIEVLEIWVMPQHRGVGVGAALAESVAQLAVAGLLELEFRLSHQRKATHFSIAVLADIHSSSGAHFLHLTVNFLRAKIDELGVLFSSGLQHVLFDDIELELR, translated from the coding sequence ATGACTGTCGACCTGCACGCGCGCCATTCACTGCTGTCTAAGCCGCTTGCCACGCCGTTGCCGCTTGAGGTCCGGCCCGGAGGTGCGGTTCTTGAGTGTGAGCGCGGCGGCCGCCGATATGTCGTCTACTGCGGGCACCATGAAAATTCATCGCCCCATGCTTCGGCCCGCTTACTGCGAAAGAAGCTGCGTGATGCGCGCGAGCAGGATGAGACGAGCTGCGAGGCAGCGCCTCTTTCGGGCCAAAGTCTGTCAGAGCAACACAGTGCATGGTCCTCTGTGACCGAGGGGGAAGATTGCGGAGACGGCGAGTCCGTCGCCGGTTGCGCGCGGTTCGGGTACCAGCTCGTCGCGTATGCTGGTCGCTCACCGGTGGGCTACTGCACCTTCGTAGTCCGTATCGAGGACGCCACCACCGGACAGCGTCCATCGATTGAAATTGAGGTGCTTGAAATCTGGGTCATGCCTCAGCATCGCGGCGTTGGTGTCGGGGCCGCACTCGCCGAGTCCGTTGCTCAGCTGGCGGTAGCTGGGCTCCTTGAACTCGAGTTCCGTCTTTCGCACCAGCGCAAGGCGACGCACTTCAGTATTGCCGTTTTAGCGGATATTCACTCGTCATCTGGCGCGCACTTCCTTCACCTTACCGTCAACTTCCTTCGCGCGAAGATTGACGAACTTGGCGTCCTGTTCTCGAGCGGGCTTCAGCACGTACTCTTTGACGACATTGAGCTGGAGCTACGCTAG
- a CDS encoding HU family DNA-binding protein produces the protein MATKAAKPATKKPATKSAAPKAAPTKKAAATVTTLKPLKDTFTKTSLAAHVATQAGVEPKQAKAILAALEDTILGSVHKKGAGEFTLSGLLKIGVQQVPAKKKRFGKDPFTGEERWFDAKPATVRLKVRALKKLKDAAA, from the coding sequence ATGGCAACAAAAGCCGCGAAGCCCGCAACAAAAAAGCCTGCAACCAAATCGGCAGCTCCCAAAGCTGCTCCGACGAAGAAGGCTGCAGCAACAGTAACAACGCTCAAACCGCTGAAAGATACGTTCACGAAGACCTCACTTGCTGCTCACGTGGCAACTCAGGCCGGTGTTGAGCCGAAGCAAGCGAAGGCCATCCTTGCGGCTCTGGAAGACACCATCCTGGGTTCTGTTCACAAGAAGGGGGCCGGCGAATTCACGCTGTCGGGCCTGCTCAAGATTGGCGTCCAGCAAGTTCCGGCGAAAAAGAAGCGTTTCGGCAAGGACCCGTTCACGGGTGAAGAGCGCTGGTTTGACGCCAAGCCGGCGACCGTACGCCTGAAGGTGCGTGCGCTGAAGAAGCTGAAGGATGCAGCTGCCTGA
- a CDS encoding IS630 family transposase — translation MSRGRHATSVKLTKKEKEKLLSLIAQKTAPQRDVMRARIALWAHEGHSNTVIARELGVSVQTVSTWRKRIARQGAQGIREGERSGRPPRIAQETRLQLIALACEAQEPQGRVTPTLDEIVARAIERGIVEQISRSHVQRILQAGDVRPHRVQQWLHSPDPAFREKVNVICKLYRKAPKSAVVLSIDEKTGIQAIERKHSGRAPAPGRLRRREFEYIRHGTQALIAALDVHTGKVLAECRERRTQDDLVAFMERVAAAYPGKQVHVVWDNLNTHRAQAVWQAFNARHGRRFHFHFTPLHASWVNQIELWFARYTRRVLRHASHTSTAHLRERTGQFVREHNQAARPFKWSFRGYPLQTGAT, via the coding sequence ATGAGTCGAGGCCGTCACGCAACGTCAGTGAAGCTGACGAAGAAAGAAAAAGAGAAACTCCTGTCGCTGATCGCACAGAAGACGGCCCCGCAGCGGGATGTGATGCGGGCTCGGATTGCGTTGTGGGCACATGAGGGACACTCGAATACCGTGATTGCGCGAGAGCTCGGTGTATCGGTGCAGACGGTCAGCACGTGGCGCAAGCGCATTGCGCGGCAAGGCGCACAGGGCATTCGAGAAGGTGAGCGCAGTGGCCGTCCGCCGCGCATTGCGCAGGAAACACGACTGCAATTGATTGCGTTGGCATGCGAGGCGCAGGAACCGCAGGGGCGGGTCACGCCGACGCTCGACGAGATTGTGGCGCGCGCAATCGAGCGCGGCATCGTCGAACAGATCAGCCGTAGCCATGTTCAGCGGATCTTGCAGGCCGGCGACGTGCGCCCGCACCGGGTCCAGCAATGGCTACACAGTCCCGACCCCGCCTTTCGGGAGAAGGTCAATGTGATTTGCAAGCTGTATCGCAAGGCGCCCAAAAGCGCGGTGGTGCTCAGCATCGACGAGAAGACCGGAATTCAGGCCATCGAGCGCAAGCATTCGGGGCGTGCGCCGGCGCCGGGACGGTTGCGTCGTCGGGAGTTTGAATATATCCGCCATGGCACCCAGGCGTTGATTGCCGCGCTGGATGTGCATACCGGAAAGGTGCTGGCAGAGTGCCGCGAGCGGCGTACCCAGGACGATCTGGTAGCCTTCATGGAGCGCGTGGCTGCTGCGTACCCGGGCAAGCAGGTGCACGTGGTTTGGGACAACCTGAACACGCATCGCGCCCAGGCCGTCTGGCAGGCGTTCAATGCGCGACACGGCAGGCGGTTTCACTTCCACTTCACGCCGTTGCACGCGAGTTGGGTCAATCAGATCGAACTATGGTTTGCGCGCTACACGCGCCGGGTATTGCGCCATGCCAGCCATACCAGCACCGCGCACCTGCGCGAGCGCACCGGGCAGTTTGTCCGTGAGCATAATCAGGCAGCGCGGCCCTTCAAATGGAGTTTCCGGGGCTATCCGCTACAAACCGGCGCAACGTAA
- a CDS encoding RNA-guided endonuclease TnpB family protein — translation MIRVHRIRLDPTATQGVYFARACGVSRFAYNWALAEWKRQYEAGGKPDEAALRKQLNAIKAAEFPWMAEVTKCAPQTAIKNVGLAFEHFFRRVKLGQKPGYPRFKRKGIRDSFRADNGPADATSHAVEVTGKVVKLPRCGVVRMREALRFAGRVKSATVSRMADGWYVALAVETEDRLTAKQDRGAVGVDLGVTTLATFSDGTTEPALKPHRAGHKRIVRLSQSLARKKKGSANRAKAKAKLARLHLRIANVRKDALHKLTTTLATNYSTIGIEDLNVSGMLRNGSLARSIADAGFSEFRRQLEYKAVMTGAQVIVIDRFYPSSKTCSGCGTIHEITLRDRVLSCGCGLKMNRDLNAAINIRRQALALQSVERKALAGASASVKPVSVKQKKRDVHRNVQTA, via the coding sequence ATGATCCGCGTCCACAGAATCCGCCTCGACCCGACCGCCACGCAAGGCGTGTATTTCGCACGCGCCTGTGGCGTGTCCCGGTTCGCCTATAACTGGGCGTTGGCGGAATGGAAGCGGCAGTATGAGGCCGGCGGCAAGCCGGATGAGGCGGCGCTCCGCAAACAACTGAACGCGATCAAGGCGGCCGAATTCCCCTGGATGGCTGAGGTGACGAAATGCGCACCTCAGACCGCGATCAAGAACGTCGGACTCGCGTTCGAGCACTTTTTCAGGCGCGTGAAGCTCGGCCAGAAGCCCGGCTACCCGCGCTTCAAGCGTAAGGGCATCCGCGACTCGTTCCGTGCCGACAACGGGCCGGCGGATGCGACGAGCCACGCAGTCGAGGTGACCGGCAAGGTGGTCAAGCTGCCGCGCTGTGGCGTCGTTCGCATGCGTGAGGCGTTGCGCTTCGCGGGCCGTGTCAAGTCGGCGACGGTGAGCCGCATGGCCGATGGTTGGTATGTCGCGCTGGCCGTCGAGACGGAAGACCGCCTGACTGCGAAGCAGGACCGTGGCGCCGTCGGCGTCGATCTCGGCGTTACGACGCTCGCGACCTTCAGTGATGGCACGACCGAGCCTGCGTTGAAGCCGCACCGCGCCGGGCACAAGCGCATCGTGCGCCTGTCGCAATCGCTCGCGCGCAAAAAGAAGGGAAGTGCCAACCGGGCCAAAGCGAAAGCCAAGCTTGCCCGGCTGCACTTGCGTATCGCAAACGTCCGCAAGGATGCTTTGCACAAGCTGACGACGACGCTCGCGACGAACTACTCAACGATCGGCATTGAGGATTTGAACGTGTCGGGGATGCTGCGCAATGGCTCTCTGGCGCGCTCGATCGCCGATGCCGGGTTCTCCGAATTCCGTCGTCAACTGGAATACAAGGCCGTAATGACCGGCGCACAAGTGATCGTGATCGACCGCTTTTATCCGAGCAGCAAGACGTGTTCGGGATGCGGGACGATTCACGAAATCACGCTGCGCGACCGCGTGCTGTCGTGCGGCTGCGGTTTAAAGATGAACCGCGACCTGAACGCGGCCATCAACATTCGGCGCCAAGCTCTGGCGTTGCAGTCTGTGGAGAGGAAGGCTCTGGCTGGCGCCTCGGCATCAGTGAAACCGGTCTCGGTGAAGCAGAAAAAGCGAGATGTGCACAGAAATGTGCAGACAGCTTAG
- a CDS encoding IS607 family transposase: protein MERRLVKIGEAAAMLGVAISTLRKWEETGELVPARKTAGGTRYYAVSDLLGLGNEDAPTVCYARVSSHDQKADLDRQHAMLESYCAAKGWRCEVIKDLGSGMNYHKKGLNRLLEMILRKQMKRLVITHKDRLLRFGSELVFAMCAAQNIEIVIIHKGDQPSFEEELARDVLEIITVFSARLYGSRSKKNRQLLDALVQAAR, encoded by the coding sequence ATGGAAAGGAGACTTGTAAAGATTGGTGAAGCGGCGGCGATGTTGGGCGTCGCAATCTCCACCCTGCGGAAGTGGGAGGAGACTGGCGAACTGGTGCCCGCTCGCAAGACGGCGGGCGGCACACGCTATTACGCTGTCTCCGATCTGTTGGGTCTCGGCAATGAGGATGCACCGACGGTCTGCTACGCGCGAGTCTCGTCGCACGACCAGAAAGCGGATCTCGATCGCCAGCATGCGATGCTGGAGAGCTATTGCGCCGCGAAGGGGTGGCGCTGCGAGGTCATCAAGGATCTCGGTAGCGGCATGAACTATCACAAGAAGGGCCTCAACCGCCTGCTCGAAATGATTCTGCGCAAGCAGATGAAGCGCCTCGTCATCACGCACAAGGATCGGCTCCTGCGCTTCGGCTCCGAATTGGTGTTCGCGATGTGCGCGGCGCAGAACATCGAAATCGTCATCATCCACAAGGGCGATCAGCCCTCGTTCGAGGAAGAACTCGCCAGGGACGTGCTGGAAATCATCACCGTCTTTTCGGCGCGCCTGTACGGCTCGCGCAGCAAGAAGAACAGGCAACTGCTCGACGCGCTCGTGCAAGCCGCCAGATGA
- a CDS encoding cupredoxin domain-containing protein, translating into MKLVRTVSSITLALLTASASQAYAADESYSLTLKDHKFSPAELTIPAGKKVKVTVKNLDATPAEFESDDFKAEKVIPAGKQADIFIGPLKAGTYEFHDEYHEAESKTHLTVK; encoded by the coding sequence ATGAAACTCGTCCGTACAGTATCCAGCATTACTTTGGCGCTGCTCACCGCATCTGCATCTCAGGCATATGCCGCCGACGAGTCCTACAGCCTGACCTTGAAGGACCACAAGTTTTCGCCGGCTGAACTTACCATCCCGGCCGGCAAGAAAGTGAAGGTGACCGTCAAGAACCTCGATGCGACGCCTGCAGAGTTTGAGAGCGATGATTTCAAGGCCGAAAAGGTCATTCCCGCTGGCAAGCAGGCGGACATTTTCATCGGACCGCTGAAAGCTGGCACGTACGAGTTCCATGACGAATATCACGAAGCCGAATCCAAGACCCATCTGACGGTCAAGTAA
- a CDS encoding FTR1 family protein, which translates to MLSTALIVFREVLEAALVVSIVLAATEGVANRGWWVGGGLAGGVIGAGLIAVFADVISSLASGMGQEVFNACVMFVAVVMLAWHSIWMGKHSRQMAQQISAVGKAVAAGSRPLTGLAIVVGVAVLREGSEAVLFLYGIAAGDPGQTPQMIAGGLLGIFGGVGLGAAMYAGLLQIPLKRLFAVTNAMIILLAAGMASQGIGFLVSAGILPSWGDSVWDTSWLLKESSIVGKMLHTLVGYTARPAGIQIAAYCATLITIVLLARTVGRPGAPIGQPRQPA; encoded by the coding sequence ATGCTTTCCACCGCCCTTATCGTTTTCCGCGAAGTGCTTGAAGCCGCACTCGTCGTGTCCATTGTTCTCGCGGCAACGGAGGGTGTCGCTAACCGGGGCTGGTGGGTTGGTGGTGGACTGGCGGGCGGCGTCATTGGCGCCGGCCTCATTGCCGTCTTCGCGGACGTCATTTCGTCGTTGGCCTCCGGTATGGGACAGGAGGTCTTCAACGCGTGTGTCATGTTCGTCGCGGTTGTCATGCTGGCGTGGCACAGCATCTGGATGGGCAAGCATAGTCGACAAATGGCGCAGCAGATTTCTGCGGTTGGCAAGGCCGTCGCAGCAGGCAGCAGACCGCTTACCGGCCTCGCGATTGTCGTGGGTGTCGCAGTGCTGCGCGAGGGTTCGGAGGCAGTCCTGTTCCTGTATGGCATCGCGGCTGGCGACCCGGGGCAGACGCCTCAGATGATTGCCGGCGGGTTGCTGGGCATCTTCGGCGGTGTCGGCCTTGGTGCCGCCATGTATGCGGGCCTTCTGCAGATTCCGCTGAAGCGCCTTTTTGCCGTGACCAACGCGATGATTATCCTGCTTGCGGCGGGGATGGCCAGCCAGGGCATCGGTTTTCTGGTTTCGGCTGGAATTTTGCCCTCGTGGGGAGACAGCGTTTGGGACACGTCGTGGCTTCTCAAGGAATCGAGCATAGTCGGCAAAATGCTGCACACGCTCGTCGGCTACACCGCGCGTCCGGCTGGCATTCAGATTGCGGCATACTGCGCCACGCTTATCACTATCGTGCTATTGGCGCGGACTGTCGGACGACCAGGGGCGCCTATTGGTCAGCCTCGACAACCCGCGTAA
- a CDS encoding TetR/AcrR family transcriptional regulator, whose translation MNEHKVKRDPEGTRRRILDAATQQFSAHGLAGARVDAIASAADTNERMLYYYFESKEGLYVAVLEAMYVEFANHEVSLDLSGLPPADAIRALARSIWDYLRANPRWLNLINNENLHEGQYLERSAKLREAISPLISLLSATLSRGAAAGEFRAEVDALDFYVTMVAMGYYVVSNRFTLKAFVGRDYSAPSAIEAVSAMQVEMLLSFLRPASAATSLYPASAGAAARDDGARMN comes from the coding sequence ATGAACGAACACAAAGTGAAAAGAGACCCAGAGGGCACGCGCCGACGCATTCTGGACGCGGCGACGCAACAGTTCTCAGCGCACGGGCTCGCCGGGGCGCGCGTCGACGCGATTGCCTCCGCTGCCGACACGAACGAGCGGATGCTTTATTACTACTTCGAAAGCAAGGAAGGTCTGTACGTCGCCGTCCTCGAGGCCATGTACGTCGAGTTCGCGAATCATGAGGTAAGTCTGGACCTGTCGGGGCTGCCACCAGCAGACGCCATTCGGGCGCTCGCGCGCTCCATTTGGGATTACCTTCGGGCGAACCCCCGGTGGCTGAACCTCATCAACAACGAAAATCTGCACGAAGGGCAATATCTCGAGCGCTCGGCGAAACTGCGAGAGGCCATTTCGCCGTTGATTAGCCTGTTGAGCGCAACCCTGTCGCGCGGCGCAGCTGCCGGGGAATTCCGAGCCGAGGTAGACGCGCTGGATTTCTACGTGACCATGGTCGCCATGGGCTATTACGTGGTTTCCAACCGGTTCACCCTGAAGGCGTTTGTCGGGCGGGACTACTCGGCGCCATCTGCCATCGAGGCAGTGTCCGCGATGCAGGTCGAGATGCTGCTCTCCTTTTTGAGGCCAGCATCGGCAGCCACCTCACTCTACCCTGCGAGCGCTGGCGCTGCTGCACGAGACGATGGGGCAAGAATGAACTGA
- a CDS encoding PRC-barrel domain-containing protein yields the protein MTTPNLHPSGTGAKIVGSTGGAGPGPEVMAATTLNGDKVMSSDGEHVGKITDLMLDVRSGRIAYAVLSTGGFLGLGHTLHAIPWSALTLDAIDRCFVVDIPAQRLKDEPGFDKDHWPSMADEKWGTTVHHYYNREPYWTATRAIREGRDS from the coding sequence ATGACTACGCCCAACCTGCATCCGTCCGGTACCGGCGCGAAAATCGTTGGCAGCACCGGCGGCGCAGGGCCCGGACCGGAGGTGATGGCAGCGACCACGCTCAATGGCGACAAGGTCATGTCATCCGACGGCGAACACGTGGGCAAGATAACCGACCTCATGCTGGACGTGCGAAGCGGACGGATTGCCTATGCAGTCCTCTCGACCGGGGGATTCCTCGGCCTCGGTCATACGCTGCACGCTATCCCGTGGAGCGCACTGACACTGGATGCGATCGACCGATGTTTCGTCGTGGACATCCCGGCCCAGCGACTCAAGGATGAGCCCGGTTTCGACAAGGACCACTGGCCTTCGATGGCGGACGAAAAGTGGGGCACCACGGTCCATCACTATTACAACCGCGAACCCTACTGGACCGCTACCCGTGCCATCCGCGAAGGACGCGACAGCTAG
- a CDS encoding MFS transporter, whose amino-acid sequence MNKQVLLEDLPLRPFHVGVAFSGTGGQFSDGFVLGIIGIAVSMAAVPLHLDALWMGLLGAASLAGLFFGSMLAGPIADKYGRRTIFAYDMLLFTVVSAAQYFVTSPSQLLVLRLLLGLILGADYVVSKSLVTEYSPRRYRGRLLSVLAAAWAAGYVGAYLAGFAMRDIGPDAWRIMLAASGIPALLILPFRLIVPESPMWLMKRGRGDEALAIVRRRFGPEVTLSATVAPQQRQGAWSQLFSPRWRKNTLVGCVFYTCQVIPYFALGTFAPKVLEALHVKDKFVGGLVYNVLLLAGAAIGLLLIDRISRRTFLLGTFYLAALGLAVLTYASFGPIGTMIVFGLFACVLSAAANLEFVYPPELFPTHLRASGVGLAVASSRFGSAISTFLLPIAVQQVGIHAALGVCVAVLLFGGVFCHVMAPETGSENLSDVKSDRVADDQVDATGHHEATFATSAPGGSKTHL is encoded by the coding sequence GTGAACAAACAGGTTTTACTCGAAGACTTGCCGCTTCGCCCATTTCATGTGGGCGTCGCGTTCAGTGGAACTGGCGGTCAGTTCAGCGACGGCTTCGTGCTCGGCATCATCGGCATCGCGGTCAGCATGGCCGCCGTGCCGCTGCATCTCGACGCGCTGTGGATGGGCCTGCTCGGCGCGGCATCGCTTGCGGGCCTGTTTTTCGGCAGCATGCTGGCCGGCCCGATTGCGGACAAATATGGCCGTCGGACGATTTTCGCGTACGACATGCTGCTGTTCACGGTCGTCTCTGCTGCGCAGTATTTTGTGACATCGCCATCGCAGTTGCTCGTCTTGCGGCTTTTACTCGGGCTCATTCTCGGTGCCGACTACGTGGTGAGTAAGTCCCTCGTGACCGAATACTCGCCGCGCCGTTATCGTGGCCGTTTGCTGAGCGTGCTCGCAGCAGCGTGGGCCGCAGGCTATGTCGGCGCATATCTCGCCGGGTTCGCCATGCGCGACATCGGCCCCGACGCGTGGCGGATCATGCTCGCGGCCAGCGGAATCCCCGCACTGTTGATTCTCCCGTTCCGCCTGATCGTTCCCGAATCGCCGATGTGGCTGATGAAACGGGGGCGCGGTGACGAAGCGCTTGCCATTGTCCGTCGCAGATTCGGCCCGGAAGTCACGCTCTCGGCAACAGTAGCGCCGCAGCAACGTCAGGGAGCATGGTCGCAGCTGTTCTCGCCCCGGTGGCGCAAGAACACGCTGGTCGGCTGCGTCTTTTATACCTGTCAGGTCATTCCATACTTTGCATTGGGTACGTTCGCGCCGAAAGTCCTCGAAGCTCTGCACGTCAAGGACAAATTCGTGGGCGGCCTCGTCTATAACGTCCTGCTTCTCGCTGGCGCAGCGATCGGTCTGCTACTGATCGACAGGATCTCGCGCCGCACGTTTCTCCTTGGAACCTTCTATCTCGCGGCGCTTGGCCTCGCAGTACTGACTTACGCGAGCTTCGGGCCGATCGGCACGATGATCGTCTTCGGCCTCTTCGCGTGCGTTCTGTCGGCGGCAGCGAACCTCGAATTCGTCTATCCGCCCGAACTCTTTCCAACGCACCTTCGTGCATCGGGTGTGGGTCTCGCGGTTGCATCGAGCCGCTTTGGTTCAGCCATCAGCACGTTCCTGCTGCCGATTGCTGTACAGCAGGTCGGTATTCATGCAGCGCTGGGTGTCTGTGTCGCGGTACTGCTATTCGGCGGTGTCTTCTGCCACGTCATGGCGCCCGAAACGGGCAGCGAGAATCTTTCCGATGTGAAATCGGACAGAGTTGCTGACGATCAGGTAGACGCTACAGGACACCATGAAGCAACGTTCGCGACCTCGGCGCCGGGTGGCAGCAAAACGCACCTGTGA